In Leptodactylus fuscus isolate aLepFus1 chromosome 9, aLepFus1.hap2, whole genome shotgun sequence, the genomic window acatcagtcttgtatagtattattccacctatagacatcagtcttgtatagtattattccacctatagacatcagccttgtatagtattattccacctatagacatcagtcttgtatagtattattccacctatagacatcagccttgtatagtattattccacctatagacatcagccttgtatagtattattacacctatagacatcagtcttgtatagtattattccacctatagacatcagtcttgtatagtattattccacctatagacatcagtcttgtatagtattattccacctatagacatcagccttgtatagtattattacacctatagacatcagtcttgtatagtattattccacctatagacatcagccttgtatagtattattccacctatagacatcagccttgcatagtattattccacctatagacatcagccttgtatagtattattccacctatagacatcagccttgtatagtattattccacctatagacatcagtcttgtatagtattattccacctatagacatcagtcttgtatagtattattccacctatagacatcagccttgtatagtattattacacctatagacatcagtcttgtatagtattattccacctatagacatcagtcttgtatagtattattacacctatagacatcagccttgtatagtattattacacctatagacatcagccttgtatagtattattccacctatagacatcagccttgtatagtattattccacctatagacatcagccttgtagaatattattccacctatagacatcagtcttgtatagtattattacacctatagacatcagtcttgtatagtattattacacctatagacatcagtcttgtatagtattattacacctatagacatcagccttgtatagtattattacacctatagacatcagtcttgtatagtattattacacctatagacatcagccttgtatggtattattccacctatagacatcagtcttgtatagtattattacacctatagacatcagccttgtatggtattattccacctatagacatcagccttgtatagtattattccacctatagacatcagtcttgtagaatattatagtctatagcagtgatggcgaacctatggcacgcgtgccagagagggcacgcagagccccctctgctggcacgcgtgctgtcgccctgatcgctcactaacggcgaatccgatgcaggattccccgttagtgagcgatcgctgccttcagctggttgtgcaaatgcgcatccagctgaaagctgtcagtgtagctcagtgtaggccacgcgtactacgcggcctacactgactacagagtgtgacctctgaacaagcgcgggcgtgatgacgtaagtcatcagcgcgcgcagtgaacagaagagagaacacccggcagctcttcaggtaactatattgtgtttgtttgcactgtcaggggaggggggcaacggtggacatttcatgttgtgtgggagggggctactgtagactttcatgctgtgtgggtagggggctactgtggaccattttatgctgtatgggaggggggcaacggtggacctttcatgttgtgtgggagggggctactgtagactttcatgctgtgcgggtagggggctactgtggaccattttatgctgctactgtggatctttcatgctgtgtgggagggggctactctggaccatttcatgttgtgtaggagggggctactctggaccatttcatgctctgtgggagggggctactgtggaccagttcatgctgtgtgggagggggctactgtggaccagttcatgctgtgtgggagggggctactgtggaccagttcatgctgtgtgggagggggctactctggaccagttcatgctgtgtgggagggggctactgtggaccagttcatgctgtgtgggagggggctactgtggaccagttcatgctgtgtgggagggggctactgtggaccagttcatgctgtgtgggagggggctactctggaccagttcatgctgtgtgggagggggctactgtggaccagttcatgctgtgtgggagggggctactgtggaccagttcatgctgtgtgggagggggctactgtggaccagttcatgctgtgtgggagggggctactgtggaccagttcatgctgtgtgggagggggctactctggaccatttcatgctgtgtgggagggggctactgtggaccatttcatgttgtgtaggagggggctactgtggatctttcatgctctgtgggagggggctactgtggaccatttcatgttgtgtgggagggggctattgtggaccagttcatgttgtgtgggagggggctactgtggaccatttcatgttgtgtgggagggggctactgtggaccagttcatgctgtgtgggagggggctactgtggaccatttcatgttgtgtaggagggggctactgtggactagttcatgttgtgtgggagggggctactgtggaccagttcatgttgtgtaggagggggctactgtggatctttcatgctctgtgggagggggctactgtggaccagttcatgttgtgtgggagggggctattgtggaccagttcatgttgtgtgggagggggctactgtggaccagttcatgttgtgtgggagggggctactgtggaccagttcatgctgtgtgggagggggctactgtggaccagttcatgctgtgtgggagggggctactgtggaccagttcatgttgtgtgggagggggctactgtggaccagttcatgttgtgtgggagggggctactgtggaccagttcatgttgtgtgggagggggctactgtggaccagttcatgttgtgtgggagggggctactgtggaccagttcatgttgtgtgggagggggctactgtggaccagttcatgctgtgtgggagggggctactgtggaccagttcatgctgtgtgggagggggctactgtggaccagttcatgctgtgtgggagggggctactgtggagtatacaggtataatcctgtgtgggggccactgaggggcagattgtactgtgtgggggggccactgaggggcagattgtactgtgtggggggccactgaggggcagattttactgtgtggggggccactgaggggcagattgtactgtgtggggggccactgaggggcagattgtactgtgtgggggggccactgaggggcagattgtactgtgtggggtcccctcactatttatatcacacagtatctgttttatagcagacgtgaaattagtacaggatgtaataacattgcacggtaactataaaacagatcctgtgcgatgtaaatagtgaaaattaattgtttaaaagtacagaatgcagagacctttacctttcagtacaagatctgtaaagccccagtcacatgactgtaatttgtgggtccgcaattgtggacccacagagttttaaggttaaattgccgtgttggcactctgtgataatttatttggttttgggttgcagtttaggcactcggtctcaaaaaggttcgccatcactggtctatagggtctgtgggaTTCTGCGTGTGTCTGCTTTGTAAGCGTATAGGCCTTGTGCACATTATGGCGATAGGTTTGCACTGATACAATGTTTCATTCTACAATGGATGTGATGTTCACACTATAAGTTTATTCTGATACATTGAACTTTTTGATTTGTCTTCTCAGGAAACATTCCAAGTGTCATCGAAGGAGAAGGTATTATCATTGTATGATCTTTAATGCCACGTGGCCCCTCCCCCTTCTTGTCAGTAGGACCAAGTATATATCAGGCAGGCTGGGGGTATATCAGGCAAGTGGACAGTCAGTTCTAGAAGCTGCTAATATGGGAAGTGTAAGGATCTGGGCAGCTAAGACGAGGCGATGTTATTACAAGTCTCTGAATTGTCAAGTCTTGTGGGACATGCAGGGGTTAATACCTACCTAAAGGTGTCCAAACAGGGGCAGTCAGTGAGCGGCCGCCATCATCAAAGATCCTCTGGCAACTAGAAATCATCTGTGTATCACCTGGTGCATTGTCACAGTAGCAGctggagctccctctagtggccaccACTGGAGAATATTATATTGTCCTTTCTCCCTGTAGGTCTCGATGGATCAGCTTTAATATTTCCAGAAGAAGGGAACCAGACGTTTGCCATTCTCCAGCCACGAGAGCCAATAGACCTGACAGAATTCACCCTTTGCTTCCGTGTGGCCACCGCTCTCTCCGGCCATCGTGAAGTTATATTATTCTCCTACTGCAATAACGGCGCAGATGAGCTGAACGTTTGGAGGGAGTTCGATGGCCGCCTCTCCTTGTATCTCCGCACCAGTAGCGAGCCCACCATTTTCTCCTTGCCCGCTCTCAGCACATTTGGAACACACGTCTGTGTGACCTGGGAGTCTTCTTCTGGAGTAACAAGCTTTTGGGTTGATGGTAAAAGGTCTGCCAGACAAGTCTATAGGAAGGGGCACCACGTGTCTCCAGGGGGTATCGTGATCTTGGGGCAGGACCAAGATACTTGCGGGGGAAGGTTTGACGCCAAGCAAAGTCTTGTAGGAGAGATTTCAGATGTCCATCTGTGGAATTATCTTCTACCTTCTAGCACCATCAAAGATGTCCATGAAAAAAGGCAAAGCGCTGGAGGGAACATCATCGACTGGAGCTCCGTCCATTACAGGCTGTACGGGAATGCCGTGATTCAGTCAGTGGACGTCTGAGAAGAGTCGTCTAATCCATGCAGCCTAGATGGCGCGGGCATTTGCTTCTGTCACTGGACGATTTATCGTCACCTCTGTAGCTTTACAAGGAATCCATAATGTGGACTCGTCTTTATTCTTCCCCTGTTGGTGGCTACAGTGAAGCCTTATCACATTTATCAATGATTTATAATGTCTTCTTATGAAATTAAATtcttcattattattttatttttctctattaTTTTGATCATTGGCATGGGGGGTTTTGTTAAATTTTTTTAGGAAAACTGATTATCCTCAATCCCCTTTACTTCATCTACCCAGAACATATCCCATAGTGTGAAGCTGCAGCTCCTAGGATACACTAGAGAGTCTGCGaatagtatagacagtgtgagTCAGGAGAGAGTAGTGTGGTGATGTATGTCATACGATACACAGGAGGATCTGCACACAGAACACACAGATCGTATACACCGATAGTGTGAGTCAGAAGAGAGAAGTGTGGTGATGTATGTCATACGATACACAGGAGGATCTGCACACAGAACACACAGATAGTATAGACAGATAGTGTGAGTCAGAAGAGAGTAGTGTGGTGATGTATGTCATACGATACACAGGAGGATCTGCACACAGAACACACAGATAGTATAGACAGATAGTGTGAGTCAGAAGAGAGTAGTGTGGTGATGTATGTCATACGATACACAGGAGGATCTGCACATAGAACACAcagatagtatagacagtgtgagTCAGAAGAGAGAAGTGTGGTAATGTATGTCATACGATACACAGGAGGATCTGAACACAGAACACACAGATCGTATACACCGATAGTGTGAGTCAGAAGAGAGAAGTGTGGTGATGTATCTCATAAGATACACAGGAGGATCTGCACACAGAACACAcagatagtatagacagtgtgagTCAGAAGAGAGTAGTGTGGTAATGTATGTCATACGATACACAGGAGGATCTGCACACAGAACACACAGATAGTATAGACAGATAGTGTGAGTCAGAAGAGAGTAGTGTGGTAATGTATGTCATACGATACACAGGAGGATCTGCACACAGAACACAcagatagtatagacagtgtgagTCAGAAGAGTTTATTGTGTATAGTGTGATGCTGTATCTCATAAGATACACAGGAGATTCTAGACACAGAATACACAGATAGTATAGATGGACAATGTGAGTCAGAAGAGAATACTGTGACTATGCATCTCATATGATATACAGGAGACTCTGCACATAGAACACATAGACAGGAAATGTGGGTCAGGAGAGCGGTGTGATGTTGATCAGACACatgggagattctgcacacagcaaacACAGATGGTATATATAGGCAGCGTTAATTAGAAGAGAGTAGTGTGACCCTGAATCTTATAAGATACACCggagactctgcacacagcaAACACATAGTATCGTCAGGAAATGTGATTCAAGAGAGTAGTTTGATGCTGTATCTCATAAGATACACAggagactctgcacacagcacacagagATAGTATAGACAGGCAGTATGAGTCAGGAGAGAGTAGTTAATATAGTGCTGATGTGACATTGTGTATAACATAACAGTTAGTGAGGTTTGTGAGCCCTCCTGGGAGTCCAGAAGGTCACACTTGGACAAAAAATGAAACCCTCGACTTCTTCACACTGATTTCCTCCTCCATTGTTGTAACACACAGTAACGCACAGACTCCTATAAGACGGTAGACATACATCCACTTCTCTGATGGctcatgtgaacaaggcctaagcgACTCTTCCAGGCTGGCTCTCGGTTCTTACAGATTATTAGGACATGAATTAGACTCTGGTGTGTCATGTGATGACTTTATTGTCTGGCTTATACATCTGTGACCGGAATACGATGGTCTCGGGGTATTACAGGCGGTATTATAATCACTGACCTCTAAACCACTTCTACCTTTCCCTTTAAGGAGTAGGACAAGTTACTCCAATCAAAAATCTCGCCCTTTCGTGTTACTTTGCCTTTAAACATAGATCGGAGGGACCTGAGCGACAGGACTTTGTTCCACATGTTCAGATCTTTAATCTTCCCAACGTAGCTCTGGGATTTCTCGAATCCATCGCCAAGGCCGTCCTGATCTTGCCCCAGAATGACCATGCCGCCGGCCCGCACCGTGTGCCTCTTGCGGTAAATCTTGTTTCCGTGTCTTTTGCCGTTGACCCACAGTTCACAGCGGCCATTCTTCGACTCCCAAGTAAGACAGAGATGGTTCCATTCCTTGCTATAGTCGAGTTTCGGGAACATTAACCCTTCGCCGCTCATGTAGAATCCAACGTTTCCATCGGACTCCAGCCAGAGATTCAGCTCATCGTAATATAAGGTACGATAGGAAAACAAGATGGTCTCTCTGTTCTCCGAGACGTTCAAGGACAGCTTCATGCAGAGCGTAAAGGAGGTCAACCTCATGGGCTGAGCCGGGGTCAGGAGAACGTAATCTGTAACGCTCTGCTCCGGGAAAAGGAAGGATCGCCCTTCAAGATCTAAGAAAAGAAAGGAATGGCTGTGAGACGCTCAGCAGAAGTGCGCAGAACTAAGGAGCTCAGTCTGAGACTTGTGTCACTTACTTGTCACCGCAGGGAGACTTTCATCTACTTGAGTATGAACTGTAAGAATAAGGGGAAGGAAGATAAGTGaacctgaaatcctctgtgctgctgaagTCATCTCTCCCCCTGACAACCAGCACCACCGGCCACCCCTGACAACTTTCACCCCCCAGCTAGGTTTCTGCAATCGAGTCCCTCCATAGTCCACTCCACTCACCTTCTGGAGTTACAGACACTCTGATGGGGACAGCAAACACTTGCACCTCACACACTGACAGGTACTGTTTTTGGTCGGGGATCACGACGGTCACGTATCTCCCCATCATCCCTCTGCAGTTGAAAGACAACGTCTCCCCATAATTCATTCGGAATACAACTCCACACCTGGAAGAAATGACATTGTCCTCAAGTGTCCGCAGCGACTGGGCGCAAGAAAAGACTGGAAGAACACGAGacgtaaggctctattcacactggaGGTTAATCACGGCACTCCAGAAGATGGAAATGGTAATGAGGCAATAATCAATTCAGGCCCTCGATATCGGAGCTTTAGGCCAATGCTTTAGTCTCACACTTCAGTGTTACGTAATCGTACATGTTGTGAACGTTTCGGCCCACTAAGGGCCTTCATCAGACCGGACTGCCAATGAATTAGGAGAAGAACACACATGATCGGCCTCCATTACAGCGGATTCAGTGCACTTGCCTGTTTCCATAGTTGGCATTGACTTACGGCCTCCTCTCCGCTGGGCTTGGGATTAACGTCCACCCCGGGATCTCTCCGCTCTGCCATTGATCAATAACCCTAAACCTCTTACCTGGGGTTGCGAATTCCACCGTCCTCCGCCGAGTCCCCTATACGAATCTCCGCACCATTGATCCTTTCTCTGCAGCAGTCCTGCCGATTGGTGATGGCCACAGAGGCTACACGATGGCTGCTCTTCAGGTCCAGGCTCCACCAGGGGCTCATCTGGTTTCGGGTGTGTGTGCACTCACCCGCCAAGTAATTGGCGGACAAGGAGCCATCTATGGCGGTTCTGACCTCAGATCGGCTTCCATAGTAGGACGACTGGGTGGCAATGCCTTGAGGAGCCACGTTCTTGGCTTGAAATTGAGTGGAAACAGATCATTATTTCTTTGTCTATGTGACGGGCAAAGACAAGCTGCGTACAAGGCTCCGTTCCGCTGATTCTGGGtcacttggatttttttctctagccactaCCATTTCTTATCAATTACAATCTGTACTGTCAGCTGGGAGGCCTCAGATTATCTTCTCCAGgccaggaccgcccacttgacagtagagagtctaattagcatattaagaaCTATAACAGCTCGgcaatggtgagggctagagaaaaatttccaactgatCACCAAGAATTGGAGCAGAACCTACTGTAGGGTGCAACcatttggtgaaggtggtgaaaggtcccattTAGTGAGACCCAGGACTCACAATCTCACAATACTTGGAGACCCCACTAATCTAGCAGATGCCACTGGATAGGAGATGACTGCTAATCACTGGAAGACTCCTTTAAGTGCATCTTGTTAGATCTTAGAGCCTCTCACAATAAAATGATCATCTCAACATTCCCAAACCAAAAAGATTGGCTCCAATGACCTGCGCACCCTGCGGAGCGATCGGCGCTGCTCTAGCGCTGCCTATACCTGGAGACTCATCTTCTAGTAATGCAGGGACATGTCCTGGGGCCTTCAGAGCATCCTAGTGCAATGGCGGACATACCGGACACTGAACAATCCAGATAAAGTTGTAATGGTCGAATATAATTTTGCCACCTTGTAGAAGAGGACGGCTTAGATGTGACGCTACACTCAGGGTCAGGCATTGGCATGGACACACGTCTACAATCTGTTCATGGGACTACAACTACAGAATGAACAACGTTACCTCCATGATGGTTCCTCTGAACGTCAAGATCTCCATTCCAGTCTCCACCTGCGATAGAAATGCGATGTTCACAATGTAATAGTGTGAGGTCCACCAGGTCTGACCTAGgacagctgaggtatatgtgctACTTAGTAACCTACTTGGAGTGTCCACCGAGAGGGCAAACACTTGGACTTCACACAAGCCGAGGGAAGTTTCCTTGTCTGGGATAACAATGGTCACAAACTGGCCCTCTAACCCATCGCAGTTGAATGAGAAGGTCTCTTTGGGCCCAATAGAGGACAATGTGCCACATCTGTGAAATATGACATGGAGATCATGGGGAGTAATAACATCAGTATTTCTGAGCTCGTGTCAGAGGATTCACATGCAGAGACCAGGCACATGCAGAGACCAGGCACCATGCAGAGACCAGGCACCATGCAGAGACCAGGCACCAGGCAGAGACCAGGCACCACGCAGAGACCAGGCACCACGCAGAGACCAGGCACCACGCAGAGACCAGGCACCACGCAGAGACCAGGCACCACGCAGAGACCAGGCACATGCAGAGACCAGGCACCATGCAGAGACCAGGCACCACGCAGAGACCAGGCACCACGCAGAGACCAGGCACCACGCAGAGACCAGGCACCACGCAGAGACCAGGCACCACGCAGAGACCAGGTACATGCAGAGACCAGGTACATGCAGAGACCAGGTACATGCAGAGACCAGGTACATGCAGAGACCAGGTACATGCAGAGACCAGGCACATGCAGAGACCAGGCACATGCAGAGACCAGGCACCATGCAGAGACCAGGCACCATGCAGAGACCAGGCACCATGCAGAGACCAGGCACCATGCAGAGACCAGGCACCATGCAGAGACCAGGCACATGCAGAGACCAGGCACATGCAGAGACCAGGCACCATGCAGAGACCAGGCACCATGCAGAGACCAGGCACATGCAGAGACCAGGCACCACGCAGAGACCAGGCACATGCAGAGACCAGGCACCACGCAGAGACCAGGCACCACGCAGAGACCAGGCACATGCAGAGACCAGGCACCATGCAGAGACCAGGCACCATGCAGAGACCAGGCACATGCAGAGACCAGGTACATGCAGAGACCAGGCACCATGCAGAGACCAGGCACCACGCAGAGACCAGGCACCATGCAGAGACCAGGCACCATGCAGAGACCAGGCACATGCAGAGACCAGGCACATGCAGAGACCAGGTACATGCAGAGACCAGGCACCATGCAGAGACCAGGCACCATGCAGAGACCAGGCACCATGCCATAAGACTCGGCAGAAGCAGAGCTCTCCCACCCGAAGGGCGAGGCAACTCAGCATGTCACGGGGATTCGTTAGTTTTTGGTTACGATTGGGGACAAAGTAGAGATTAATATAAACATGGTGCCGATCCGCCTTATATACAGACTGGAGAACAAGAGACAGGACAAACATTTAGACTGTAGAAGAAGGATGTGAGGCCTACATGGGGTTCTTCTTCCAACCAGTAGCAGAAGATCCCACGTGAATCTCAGCTCCATGAAGATCTTGATCACTGGAGACATTCTGGTTCGTCACCGCGATGGAGAAGACTTTGTGAACCGACCCCAGATCTACGGTCAACCAAGGATTCTTCTCCACGGTCGTCCTGGTGCATTTCTTCAGGTCGCCATCAATAGCATTACTCGCTTCTCCTTCATCCGTGCTGGACTGAGTTGCCTTTGCAGTCAGCGCCACATTGGATGCTAAGGAACATAGAAACTGTATTACCTGGAGAAGGGGAAGGTCTGGAAGACGGGATGGATTATCGGTGGTGGAGACTCTCACCAGCATTCGAGTGTTTCAGGAGGTTTCTCAGCTCAGTTGCAACTGTGGAAATGGAAACAAGGTCAGAACATGGAGCGACCAAGTGTCACAACTCACGAGGTCTCCATCATTGGGAATTGTCAGTGATACAAAGTGACCAGACGTACCCATACGTTCTTCACTCTCGAAGGAGTCCTCCTTAGATGGAGAAGCTGAAAGGAATCAGAATATTAGTTTACTTCAGACGATTCCTCCCGTTATTCTGTATGTTTGATGATTGTGTTCTttaatagggaaagaaaaaataataatctgcagAATCTCAGGATGTAATATATGTAGATAAGCGACAGAACCCGGAGTGACCGCTGCCATACAAGAGTGTTCATGTCATTAAAGGGCCACCACCACCTTTATCCAACTAAATAGGCTGAAAATCCTTTGCAGATT contains:
- the LOC142217894 gene encoding C-reactive protein-like, producing MVLSVAVTNRQDGSWERLSNAEIRIEELQRLDTEPQVKGKEILEVTRGNIPSVIEGEGLDGSALIFPEEGNQTFAILQPREPIDLTEFTLCFRVATALSGHREVILFSYCNNGADELNVWREFDGRLSLYLRTSSEPTIFSLPALSTFGTHVCVTWESSSGVTSFWVDGKRSARQVYRKGHHVSPGGIVILGQDQDTCGGRFDAKQSLVGEISDVHLWNYLLPSSTIKDVHEKRQSAGGNIIDWSSVHYRLYGNAVIQSVDV
- the LOC142218711 gene encoding pentraxin fusion protein-like: MAYGKNVTKDYTTSPSKEDSFESEERMVATELRNLLKHSNAASNVALTAKATQSSTDEGEASNAIDGDLKKCTRTTVEKNPWLTVDLGSVHKVFSIAVTNQNVSSDQDLHGAEIHVGSSATGWKKNPICGTLSSIGPKETFSFNCDGLEGQFVTIVIPDKETSLGLCEVQVFALSVDTPSGDWNGDLDVQRNHHGAKNVAPQGIATQSSYYGSRSEVRTAIDGSLSANYLAGECTHTRNQMSPWWSLDLKSSHRVASVAITNRQDCCRERINGAEIRIGDSAEDGGIRNPRCGVVFRMNYGETLSFNCRGMMGRYVTVVIPDQKQYLSVCEVQVFAVPIRVSVTPEGDHSFLFLDLEGRSFLFPEQSVTDYVLLTPAQPMRLTSFTLCMKLSLNVSENRETILFSYRTLYYDELNLWLESDGNVGFYMSGEGLMFPKLDYSKEWNHLCLTWESKNGRCELWVNGKRHGNKIYRKRHTVRAGGMVILGQDQDGLGDGFEKSQSYVGKIKDLNMWNKVLSLRSLRSMFKGKVTRKGEIFDWSNLSYSLKGKVEVV